One Hypomesus transpacificus isolate Combined female chromosome 21, fHypTra1, whole genome shotgun sequence genomic window, gactcccattcattttgcactcgaccgcgatcactcccagtggaactctggtggaactgctacaaaattcggtacaatggggcttaatagggagtgggcaggctctccttaaacaggctctggtcaagtcaccatccgatgcatcctcgataaaaggggcggatcaggaacatttctggGTATTTtcggcgttcttggtgacttgtgttctttggattggaaccgtacttgggcaattaaagatgacgtcaaacgagttcgcaagaacacaagaacggaaaaaaacgtggattgataaacagctgcttatgtacagtatttatttTGCTCTGTAGGCCAGGGCGGGAACAACGGTGGCTTAGCGCATGCGTGATTCATTTGCAGTCTGTATGTGGAGTGAGTGGGTCTGCTGCTGCCTGCTGCGCGAGGCTATTGCTGGCCGCCTGTGAGTGCTTTGGGAAGGAGCTCACGGCAGCACCCGCTGGTCGTTGAGGCGATACTGCAAAACTATCCGTGCTTTCACGTCAGTCTCCGAAATACCAGCAAGTCTCCGACTACACCAGAATAATTTGCTAGATATGTCGCTAGTCGCTTTTGACAATAAAAGTCGCCAGGAGAGTTTGGAAAGTCGCCAGATCTAGCGACAAAGTCGCTAAATTGGCAACACCGATATTGACGCTCAGTTCTCAGTGTATGTTAAGGGAGGGATGCAAATGTGTAAGGCACGACTCCCGCTCTTCACAACGTTGAGGCGGGATCTCTTTCTTTACCAGCTATGTAATGTAAACGCTCGGACGTTTCACCTCCCGCCTCCTCAACTTCCCTTACCTGGTCGGTCATTTACCATCCGACTGGACCTCTGTAATACACTACAGCAGAGTGGAGTCCCTTTAAAACGGTTAAAATTTGAAAATCCTCAAATCAAGTCCTCAAGCATAAGAGCGGAGCAGAGGAAAGGGAAGTCGGTGACAAGCTGGCTCATGGATATGCGCGCGCATAGCCACCGGGAGAAAAGGAAGGAAAGTCCTTTCTCCGATTGGATAGGACAGCACCGACCTAATGGCCAATGAAATTCAGTTCAGGgggagtatatatatatatgtattggTGCGGGTTTTTCAGTTACAATTTGATTTGAATCATAGTGTATTATGAGTGGAAGAGGTAAAACCTGAGGTAAAGCCAGAGCGAAAGCTTAAACCAGGTCATCACGCGCCGGGCTTCAGTTTCCCGTGGGTCGAGTGCATAGACTTCTCCGCAAATGCAACTATGCTCAACGTGTTGGAGCTGGTGCACCGGTCTACTTGGCCGCAGTTCTCGAGTACTTGACTGCTGAAATCCTTGAGTTGGCTGGTAATGCTGCCCGTGACAACAAGAAGACTCGTATCATCCCTCGTCACCTGCAGCTGGCCGTCCGGAACGACGAAGAGTTGAACAAGCTTCTCGGAGGAGTCACTATCGCTCAGGGTGGAGTTTTGCCCAACATCCAGGCAGTGCTTCTGCCAAAGAAAACCGAGAAAGCCGTCAAAACGAAGTAATTTAGGCTACAACTGTCAAATCCCGAAGGCTCTATTAAGAGCCACCCACCTACTCTAAAGTGTAGTATGTCCGTTTGTAACACCGTAAAGTATATTAACAAGTCTCCTAAACTCTTAACAGTTAGCATAACATCCATTTGTGTAGGctgtacaattaacacattttttcTTGCTTTTACCCTATATGCATAGGGTAAGCACAAAtgttaaatgcttgaacttcttttacacacaagctcaaccaagaccaaaacaatcgactGTCAGCAAAACGGATagcatgttcaaaacctaaattattggctaaagtcaaagttaACAGCTGTTTATATTTTGTAATGAAACACAAATACATCCCCTGTATTTTAATCCATTGCATCTGAGAAACAGctaaagttatgcaaatactctatcacagctgattcccaactaggtaACACTCATGTGTTTAGGTtctttgggctgatcttgtgtggaaaatgAACTACATAGAGCAACATGAAGAAAGTAAAAATACAGTAATGCTGCACGAgggagacaagtaccaggacaagggagaggcagaggagttagaatgtgtggtggcactcagagaagggccagagccaGGGTAAAACTGTAAATGGCGGCGATATTGCCCATTTCTCgtagtaatgtcctgttgcaaatgaagactttattgcagcaattatgtttctgtcttctttttttgaaTACAGAAACTATACATTCTATAAtgctactctgagatgggtcattcttttttcttctgaatttcttcagcaaaagaaacaaaatgcatgcatttactaaacccaacaaaacaaaaatgtagaggcttcaaaagaaactgcattgcaaacacaatctataatctatatactgtgagacctgacacatataaAAGAATGCAGTTTGCGTAAtaccatctgatgttagtgtttttttatgacattgtgctatgaatgattaaatgttcctgttgaaaaagaatgtgtgttagtgttttggtagacatggtgtaatgttaagtgtatttttgtgttatgacaattagtgtttgagtttagtttacattgtgtgattttgagcatgaaattaactgttttgccaattgtgtgtcgtAGGTGTGTTGGcgcgttaagagtttaggaaactagaagtattgaaaaaagtgtcatagcgattgtaaaaaactgtaaaaggtTGAATGTAAAAAGACATCAATGAAACTGAATAACAACATAAACTCTAAGAATGGTAAATAGTCCACTTTATTGCAGCATTCCACACCATATCAGACAGTATGCATAACAATAATTTTACTGAAGTATCTAGTTTTTTTTCTGTGCCTGCAAAAGTTCAATTCAAGATGTCAAAGAAAATCCTGGTATGGTCATTGTGAGAATGTTTTCTCATTCACCAGCATCAAAAGAGTGTAGACTGTGTCTATGAAGAGGCAACTAAATAGTCCAACCAAGTAGCAAACAAATCCTATGCATATGGTTTCTGACGAATACAAACGCACATAAGATACTGTATATCTGTAAAAAGAAAGACTGAAATTCATTTGATATGCAAATGATTTGATATGGCATAATTTCAATTAAATATCCTGCTGAACACATACCCACTGTTTAACAAGGCCCTGTGTGTATCATACAGGGGGTTTGAGGGTCTTCTGGCCCCTACTCACCAGGGCAGGGCCGGAGCCTGACGTTGTAAACAGTCGGGGTTTAACCCAAACTTTGCAGGGTTTAAACACACCACATTTCCCCAAAAGGAGGGTTCCAATGTTCCATGTCATAGTCTTTACGTGCGTCAGTGCAGATAAACAATTTCAGATCAGTACATACTTCATTGGCCTCATATGAGGTCCTTACTACCCTGGTAGATTATGAGTTGCTTGTCCTTCATACTGGTACATTTTTAATAAAGGTCTCCCATCTATCTCCAAATAGAATGTTTCAGTATAGGATTATCTTATAAAATGTTGGTGTAACATAGCCATTGTGTGTATAatggctatatatatatatatatatatatatatatatatatatatatatatatatatatggtataTGGTAATAAGTCTTACATTGAAATTACATTTATAGTTTTTCTCCTGTTTTGTAGCACTAATGGTGTACCTATTATACTTTTTTACGAACCAGAAATCGTTTTATAGTTGTTGTCAGCGCAGTAATATGTTTATCTTACACTTCTAAACATATATGCtaagtacatttacaattatTTGAATGGGCTCAAAGGCATGTGGAATGAAAGGTTTGTAAAAAGACCACTTCCTACTTATCTGCACTTTGGATTAAAGTGAATTAATTTGAATTGACACAGACACTGAAATTGGCTAATGCTATTAATCTTACATCAATCCCATCAATcctaaattatttttattttctttcttgccCTGCTTTTGTCTTGTTTTATGCCTTATGCCAtttctgatcccccccccccccccccccccccccccccccccccccccccccccccccccatgcatcAGAGCTGTTCATTTGGGATGAGCTGACACTTCTTTAACCCAATCTACCCATCCCTTTCAGGCAttctaaaacattttaaacCGTAAAATATGCAACATTGAGGTAAGTGCCAAAAAAGGGCTCAAAACAGTTACCATGCCTCTCATGGATACTTCCAGAAAGATGTTGAGTCAGTACACCAAGCATAAAGTACGTATAATAATGTCCCATGGTTCAATGAACATGATAGACAGTTCAATTTACCAAGGTGGCCCAAACCGGTAGAAGGGTATACCTCATTGTATACACCTCAAACTGGACAgtgaatagaccaattatcacacaactgtcaagcaggctcaactgcgcatgtgggttgcaaaagacgaacttctccccgttctattactcttggagtgtcattcaggtcatcatatatctctggccactggattgcagggcttgatattaactttttgaggctcttagCCTTTGGAccaatacatttacgttcacttgtctatgcacaaaagtcacttgaccccgatgcccttaaatagcctgtccaagtgattgggcaaaactagcctggctaacggaggtcgctttctcaggcaaatgaggaataaaacagacaggttaaagaaatccgagattctggctatcttcaccagactcgtatctacataaggcagtcctccctgacgtttctggtgtagaatggagtgagatacaacattgtgcacactgccaatgagcgagtctgactgaggctaacttcaaaacagtgtaactgggatgtagtctcactcagattgccagtttaaacaaatcagaaaaattatcggaccagctgactaaaagcagaattccaatatctcttgaaaactgccctgctcgactttttaaatgtagaattgactgtaaaagtgtacaattatgaactttgtgacatgacatgaagacatggttgccgcttgactatgcggtctgtaccgggcgacattctcactcaaatttcaagactttcgtgacccaaatccaAATTCTGATGCAaaagatcattgggtaatcgctttctctccgataggcatgtcctcctcgacgcttttggtctttttaaatctaactatttgtatgatccatgtggtccttttgccgtttaaaatgctatcctttcccggttttctgcagccacagtgcgcgcgcatcccgaacaacaaacaaataattggtctattaagTTGGCTTTAGCTgtggaaaaaaggaaaaaaatccCTTTATTGTACCACGTGACACTACTAGTTTCGTACTGCGCAGCTGCATGGTGCAGCGCTGTGTACCCTTTTGTTCCTGTTTTGATTGTAGGTCAGAGATGTTGTCTAGAACTCGTCTATTTATTTAACAGGTAAGAATACCGCGGCGTTAACAAGACTTAGTTTAGTAATACTTATGCGAATTAAGAAGTATTTAAGGCAAACTGTGCTTGCTCATATTTTGGGGGGAGTAGCCTTATATCGGCCATATTATTAACAGGTTGTCTGGCATAACACGTTACGTTATTTACAAAATATTATCAACAAACAACGATTTGGAAACATTTTCGTTTTTTAATTATTGAAGTTTAATGGACTGGGCAGTTTTCAGGCAACACTGTAAATCCCCACTCCCTCAGCTAGCACTATAAGTAAGCTTCGTTAGTGTGTGCCTTGCATAAAGTGCCTTGTTCCTGAGTTGACCTACTTTTCTTTGTTATGGTGCTGTGTACTAGTCGGAATGAGCCTGCTCGATTACTCGGTAAATCATTCTAATAATTTATCGTAAATTACGGTGTCATTGATGTATTTTGTTATAAAGTGAACCGATTTAGTTCCGTGGGGTTTGAGTAtgatttgtgtagcctactgtattcAGGTGATCTGGTTAGCTGGGTTCATTGAGTTCAACAGATGCCTTATCAAATTTCATAAATTGCctcaaatattttaaataatGTACATCCTTGCCTTACCTTGTTTATTCTTGCAACCTCTGGATGTGAATACATTTTAGAAATTTGGTGCTATCGAGTTCTACTTTGTCACCTAAGGAGACTCCTGAGGATATGATGTTGAAAACCCTGACATTTTCGGCGACACACAAAGAGCATGGAAAAACATGTGTAATCAATACGATAAAATAATTGGACACCGACAGCGTGAAACTGTTCAACTTGTTTACCATTGTtattcttgtgttttttgttccATGAGGGTCTTGTATAGGCTATCAGTAGAATTAATTAGTATGTAATAAGGTGTCAGCCTATAATAAAGTGGTGCAAAATAAAATGTGAACCAGTATAACAACAAATGAGCTTAGTTTGCATAAGTGCAAAAATGCAGTCACAGAAGGCTAAAAAATACTAATAGGCCTACTTCACTAAAATGTACTCAAAActataaaatatatgtattgtTACACCTATGTTGCTCTACGAATGGTTGTTCCTTGTATTTCTATACAATTTTTATTTTGCCTACTCATTGTTGCAATATACATAATTGCCATAAATCCCAATATGCCATGACTACTATGAAACTATGAAAATCATCATAGTTGATGTGCATAACACTTGTCTGTAACTTCaaatttgtctttctttttagATTGCACACTTTCATGCTAGTCATCAGCAATGGCTCTCATCTCCCTGGATGATCTTGAAGGATTTGATGAGGAACAGCtggatgatgacatcacagacaaTCCCGAGCCAGTGGGTGATGAGGAACAGGAAAGATTATACAGCCACTGGCAGGCAGTCGCCAGCACACATCAGGTCTCTGTCCCTCGAGGTGAAGATGTTCacattgtttttttgtcttAACATCTATACATATCCTGAAAGGATGTATGTCCCTCATAAAAGGAACCTATTTGAAACCCAACcagcttttttttctccatagtTTTTATTGTAAACACTTTCTATGGGCTTGTGGTCTGTTTTCCACGCATGCCAATGTTGCATTTCAACTTCTGTAAAATATATTGCTTACAGAATGTAGAACATTTTGAGAGTAGGACTCAAAATTAAGATACTAGCCTTCAACTGAAGTTACCAATTGATATTTGATCACTAATTTCGTCCTCAAAGAGACAATATATTTAACCTTGTTCCTTAGAAATGACCGGACCAATACAGGAAATGACGAGGCGGAACCAAGAGAGGGAACCGGTGCCATCTGTCACCATTTCTCGACATGAAAAGGTACAGCTTATCTGATTTACAGTTCAAAAGCCATTATGTTCAAAAGCCAAGATTTAATTGTTCTCGTGTGCACAGtgcatgggagagagagacatttctcCAAGCTATGGGTGGGTAGTGTGTATTTTTCAGTGGATTTGAATTGCATTTTGGTGTTAGCCTCTAAATGCAAAGCAAACAAAGGTCTTACCGgctgtgtgttttctttgaGAAGACGTTGGAAATATCTACTTTTGGAAAACGTATTTGTGCATATGTGTCATTTCCACTGCAGCTTGGCGAGGTGGTGTATGAGGAAAGAATGTACCCTGCCGGACACTGGGCCTGCATCACCAAAGGGGAGAAACTGTATGAGCAAAGCATTTCCATGGGTTTCATGAAACTAATGCGCTTCATTTGCAAAGAGAACTCGGCAGGTGTGTATTGTATATTTATTGTTTAGCACAATTTCAAAAAGGCTAATAGAGGCCCCAATATTTCAAGTTCTACATGTTCAAAATATAGAAGTAGAAAGACATGTTCAGCTGGAATTCGTCCGATTTCTTACACGATCAGTCATTTTAAGACAGTTTTCACAAAGACTCTTTTTTAAcccattttctcatataaacaGGATGCTACCTTGGAATGACGGTGCCTATTGTAAATAATATCCATATCACAGAGGATGGGTTTACTTTTAAGAAGGACATCTTGACAGCATACTACCTTCCTGCAGAGTTCCAAGCCAACCCAGTCCAGCCTTCTGATCCGGACATTATCATTGTCCGCAGGGAGGCTTTTCGAGTCATAACCCGGTAAGGCTAATTAATTGCCATGCATACCAACCACTCAAGTCTGTGGCCCAGCTAAACTGtgctatataaaaaatatatacacattaCAAAAATGTTACTTTTTAGTTGTGTAGCATATACTGTATAATTCATTTGGGGTCAGAAAGAACTATTTTGatttctaaaaaaaaaaaaaaaaaggttagtaCAGTGTTTGACATAAAACTATTTCAACTATTGGTTGTCTCTTGTTACAAAAGGGTTCTGTATAGTACACTTTGGTGTACTTTGATTGATAGTTGTATGGGACAATTAGACCTGAAAGATGTGGGTGGAATCCCTACATCAGCCTCATACAATGGTCCTGtgtacattttagtcattttagtcatttagcagacgctcttatccagagcgacttacagtaagtacagggacattcccccgaggcaagtagggtgaagtgccttgcccaaggacacaacatcatttttttttggcacggcggggaatcgatccggcgaccttctgattactagcctgactccctcagcgctcagccatctgactcccccgtACATAGAAAGAAATGCCAAAAAAAGTCTTTTGACAGTTATTGTCAGAACCTACACATATGAATGGGTTTGAGATGGGTTCAACTCAAATACACAAGGGAAAGAGCTTTCTCTTTGTGAAAGGTGTATAACAAATGACTTGCTTCCCCAGGACTTTCTATGGCACAACCACAGAGGAGACCATCACACAGCAGATCAACATGCTGTGGGAGATACTGGGCGCCACAGACGACGTGCACCGAGACTCCTACATGGTGGCCGTCTATGAGAACCCGGGGGTGACCTGCCGCAGGAACGAGATCTGGTTTATTCGTCAAGAACCCTGAAATTGTCCTGAACAagtcccctctcctctattGTTTGTCCCCTACGTACCCCACTCCTACCAACCCCTGTCAGAAGATAATTCCTAGAAGGCAGCCTAGTATAGGAGAGTTTAGATTCATAAGGAAAAAGTATATATTGGGTCTGTTATACTTATCTTTCTAAAAGGGTGTATAGTATATCAGGAAAGTAACTGTAAAGAAAGAAATAATTTATTAATCACTCTATTAGGTTTCTATGGAAGCCCAAATCAAGACAGAACTTCTACTGGGCCTTTGTGATGGTCATATTCAAtcatgttaaataaataaatatgtgttGTATTTAGGGGAAAACATCGCTTTTTGCTATTATGCATTGTATTTTTGTAAaagtttattattttatttgtggCTTTATGTATAAAATATTATTGGGAACATCTGAAAGAGAAAAATATAGTTGTAAAGCTAACTTTGGTTTTATTCTTCAACATGAATGACAATTCTGCTTGCTTTCAATGCCTTGTTTAAGTGAACTCAAAATAAAGCTTTGGATTGTTGTGAACAAGCACCCTTTGTTGAATCTGTCAGAAAGTAAGTCAGACTTTTCCCGTCCTCAACATTGGCTGACGAGGTGTCCACATGGAACCAACAGAGGCCCAGAGTTGACGTCTATCTGTTGGGTTTGTGTATTTTGAAATGTTGCAGAATATTTTTATAGGAACGTATCATTTTAGTATACTGATATAAAAAAAGATCTAAATGACCATGATTGGTAGAAACCAACCTTAGCATTTATCTAATTCATATTCATTGAATTTAGGTTCTTCTTTAGTACGAATACTAACTAAAATGCACATTTAGCAATCTGGGAGTTTGAACTACATCTTTCAGGGAGAAAGTAAGTTATCCATGAAGTGGATTTTTGTTTAGAATACTGAACAATTATGCTGCAACCTTGGGGTTGACATTCAATGTTTTGTAGTGATCAAACATAACTTAAAAAAGGTACTAAGGTAACTATAAATTGATGTACTTTCATCTATCACGGCAAGAATTTTTCATGACGTATAATTTCTCACTTTTGAGTTGTATGATAATAAGTCTTAAAGTGTAAATTTCATAACATTTACTCTACATTATAATCTTTATGGATGGTATAAccccatcctcacacactctttAAAATCACTGCTCCTATCACTAACTACTATAGAAACAAATTTGCAAACTCAAGTCAATCAATTTCTCACAATGCAGAAGCTGTCTGGTATGGATCTTCAGTGTTTCCAGAGCCCACTTTGTTCAGCTCACTCTACATGTTCAGTTGCCGCCGGGGGGTTCTAAAACGTTCTAAAACGTTTAGAACATTTTGAGCTTGTTTAAACGTTTTGAACACGACTTGGTTGGCCTAGCCTATATCGTGTGCTATATTGGATAGATATCCTATATAAGATAGGTTATATGCTGATTTTCTTAATCGGACATATATAAAAGAAACTTAAAATAAAAAGGTAAATGTTTACCTTTATAGTGCCTCCCATCCCCTACaccccctttcttcctccccttcccctcacaCCGGAAGCTCCGGATCCAAAGTGGGAGCCAAGGAAAGCGCTGAAGAGAACTTAGCTTTCATTGAATAGTTTACTTGTTCATTTAGCGTGTGGACACTGAAATGAATCACATGCGGTGCAATCGTTTTTGAGATGTATTTGCTTGacattatagttttttttaatttaaaattGTAATCTTCTCGAAATGTTAAGGCATCATCATCAGTGGACTACTACTACAACAAAACAAAGCAGTCATCTTTTTTCTTGCTCCAGTCTGGGGGCTAGTCGAGTTTAAGGGAAACACATTTAGACTTTTTGGGCTTTAGTACCCCTTATTTGGGAGCTTATTTGCTCGCCCAAATTATTTGAATGGGTCAGAATTTACTCGTTGGAGAAAGCTTTGGATTCGTGTCTATGGAATAGAAATAGCCTACTGAATGGAGACCTACATGAACTCGAGGAGCAAAGTTAAGCAAGAAATGCCGCCGACAATGACTACCGCGACTATGTTCACTATTATATTCTTCATTCAAGGTAAGACCTTGGGGGCTACGAACTGATATGTTGGACGCTCTtaatgtgaatgtgtttctgtATCTATTTAGATGAATGTTATGTTCACCACTCGAGATGAGACGCCTACCTTGAATCCACCCCGTAACATTATCTTTAGGCTATGTATGAAGCTTGAGATGCCCATCTTGCTTGGCACGACAACGGCAAACTGTTGATGTGAATGTGTTCTCTTTGTGCGTTAAGATAAGAGTTCagcaagaagaaaaaaaacgcatTTGTGAATTCCAATTGTCTCAATAATAGAACGCAACACATTATTTGGGGATGGTGTTAAATATAAGGCTAGCGTCACCACTCCATCCCAACCAGTACAATAGCCAAGAATATGAATAAAATATAGGGCCACTGGGAAGCATGGTATGTTGCAGCCTTCTGTATAAGAACACTCTTGTCCTGTACAATCTTCATATTGTCTGAGTCATTAATTTTGTTATAAATgtctttaaaatatttattaTGACACTGCTTGTGAAAGAAATACATGCCACCCATATAGTaacttaaatgtttttttatttgtaattcttttttatttattaattgtACTGGTTGAATGTACTGGTTTGATCATTTCTGTGGCGCAAATTAGGTGCCAGTTTGTCCTTTTGGGCCATAAAGGCTTATTGCATCTTTGAAGCATTATCTCCATTTTAATCAGTGCATGTTAGCTATGGTACATTTAATCTATTGCAGGCTAGAAGAAAGGTTCCAAGTTAAGCTAAATGGATATCACTTGAGCTCATTTACCTTGTTTTTTCACAACGGTCTTGTGGCAATGGAAACATTCATCTTGAATGtagaaataaaatgtaaaaaaaaaaaaaagagagagacaatggaTTAGTGTTttggagacagggagaaaagtGTGTGGTTGGTTGGGGGTTTTCAGTTGCCCTCAAGGTCTGTGGAGGAAATTGCACAACATTTGAATGGAAGTAGTAGAGATAAAAGGAGCATGGTCAGAGACAATTCACAGGTAGTTGAGGAGCCCTGCTTGATC contains:
- the soul4 gene encoding heme-binding protein soul4 — translated: MALISLDDLEGFDEEQLDDDITDNPEPVGDEEQERLYSHWQAVASTHQVSVPREMTGPIQEMTRRNQEREPVPSVTISRHEKLGEVVYEERMYPAGHWACITKGEKLYEQSISMGFMKLMRFICKENSAGCYLGMTVPIVNNIHITEDGFTFKKDILTAYYLPAEFQANPVQPSDPDIIIVRREAFRVITRTFYGTTTEETITQQINMLWEILGATDDVHRDSYMVAVYENPGVTCRRNEIWFIRQEP